The Flavipsychrobacter sp. genome contains the following window.
TTTTATTGTTGATAAGTATTACCTCAATTTACAAGTTTTTAGGCTACGTAAGCAAATTGTGAAAATGAAACCATATGGCTATTTGTTTTCCGAAATAATAGAAAGGAGAACTGGGGAAATAAGATTTGCATTCCCTCAACTGAAAGTGATAAAGGATAATATTTGTATTGGGGAGATAGAATGCTAAAAATTAAGTGAATAATTAATGGACACCATGAAACAAAAAGAACTCATATGTAGGGCTATTCTTAATGGAGAGAAGTATCGTTACAAAATACTACATAAAATAGGAGAGGGGAGTTTTGGTGCTATTTATAAAGCAGTTGAGGTTGATACATTGCAGGTGGTTGCTATAAAAGTACTGAAGTATAGAGAAGGGATGACTTTTGTTCATGAAGAAAAACAAAGGAAACGCTTTGTCCGTGAATTGAAAATTTGTGCTCATCTATCACACCCTAATATTGTGAAATTAATTGATAAAGGCTGGTTGAATGTTAATAAACCCTTTGCAGTATTAGAATATATAAATGGACGTACATTAAAAGATACACTCTTGAGTAATGATACTATAAATGCATCTAGAGTGAAAAAAATAATGAGACAATTATTAAATGTTATCAGGTATATGCATGCTAAAGGTATTGTTCATAGAGACCTTAAGCCTCAAAATATTATGATAACAAGCAAAGGAGACATTAAAGTCCTAGATTTTGGCATAAGTTCATTCTTTTCTAAGAATAGTCAAATAGTGCTTAGTGATGATTTAAGTGATGAAGAAAGAGGTACACCCTCCTATGCTAGATATGAGCAGTTGAAAAATGGCAAGCTAACTCCTTTGTCCGATATCTACTCTTGGGGGGTTATACTAATCGAGTGTCTTACAGGGTATCCAATATTTAAAAACTGTTCTTTAACGGATGTTTTGCTACAACAATCTAGACATGCTCATGTCCTTTCTCTTTCAACAATAT
Protein-coding sequences here:
- a CDS encoding serine/threonine-protein kinase; its protein translation is MKQKELICRAILNGEKYRYKILHKIGEGSFGAIYKAVEVDTLQVVAIKVLKYREGMTFVHEEKQRKRFVRELKICAHLSHPNIVKLIDKGWLNVNKPFAVLEYINGRTLKDTLLSNDTINASRVKKIMRQLLNVIRYMHAKGIVHRDLKPQNIMITSKGDIKVLDFGISSFFSKNSQIVLSDDLSDEERGTPSYARYEQLKNGKLTPLSDIYSWGVILIECLTGYPIFKNCSLTDVLLQQSRHAHVLSLSTIFRKPLATLLNKVLYEMTSVDFDSFIESFDRIDFSNAVYPNKLNARHEYAHIGDSTIITCS